A window of Nitrospirota bacterium contains these coding sequences:
- the cgtA gene encoding Obg family GTPase CgtA: protein ATTGELVADLINEMQETIVTQGGRGGLGNAHFATSTRQAPKFAQPGESGEEKTLILELKLLADVGLIGLPNAGKSTLISAISAARPKIADYPFTTLVPVLGVVKYEEHKSFVVADIPGLIEGAHKGAGLGFQFLRHVERTSILLHLIDISEMAEGDPVENLSKINRELELYSPMLIEKPQMVVGTKIDIAGNKNRFNKLTEYCKTNAIDFFPISAVTGKGIKKLLSYLAVTVEGKK, encoded by the coding sequence GCAACAACTGGCGAGCTTGTGGCAGACCTTATCAATGAAATGCAGGAGACCATAGTTACACAGGGCGGCAGGGGAGGCCTCGGCAATGCTCATTTCGCAACCTCTACAAGGCAGGCACCCAAATTCGCCCAGCCAGGTGAATCAGGTGAAGAGAAGACTTTAATCCTGGAGCTGAAGCTCTTAGCAGACGTCGGATTAATCGGCCTTCCAAATGCAGGAAAATCCACATTGATTTCTGCAATCTCAGCGGCAAGACCCAAAATCGCAGATTATCCATTCACAACCCTCGTGCCTGTGCTCGGTGTTGTTAAATACGAGGAACATAAGAGCTTTGTAGTGGCTGATATTCCGGGCCTTATCGAAGGCGCTCACAAGGGTGCTGGGCTGGGCTTTCAATTTCTAAGACATGTGGAAAGGACATCCATACTCCTGCATCTCATTGATATATCGGAGATGGCTGAGGGCGACCCTGTTGAAAATCTCAGTAAAATAAATCGGGAGCTTGAGCTTTACAGCCCCATGCTTATTGAAAAGCCACAGATGGTTGTTGGCACAAAGATTGACATTGCAGGCAATAAAAATAGATTTAATAAACTTACAGAATATTGCAAAACCAATGCAATTGATTTTTTCCCTATATCTGCAGTTACAGGTAAAGGAATTAAAAAACTTTTGTCTTATTTAGCTGTTACGGTGGAGGGAAAGAAATAA
- a CDS encoding AbrB/MazE/SpoVT family DNA-binding domain-containing protein, whose product MPVAILTSKGQMTIPKEIRKALNLKPSEKVIIVVEGNQAVIKPLRGNILDIGGSIKVSAKEKPVDFHRIREEVKKRVAKKAAGT is encoded by the coding sequence ATGCCAGTTGCAATACTGACATCAAAGGGGCAGATGACAATACCAAAAGAGATAAGGAAGGCATTAAACCTGAAACCATCCGAAAAAGTTATTATAGTTGTTGAGGGTAACCAGGCTGTTATTAAACCTTTAAGGGGCAATATCCTTGATATCGGAGGCTCGATAAAGGTATCTGCTAAGGAAAAACCTGTAGATTTCCACAGGATCAGGGAAGAAGTAAAAAAAAGAGTTGCCAAAAAAGCAGCAGGCACTTAA
- a CDS encoding PIN domain-containing protein: MRKKFIDTNIFLRFLIKDDPSKYNKCREIFKEALEGKIALATSGIVIAELIWTLLSYYKVSKADVIEKISIIISTENLYIPDKDIIADAIVLFSRKNIDYIDAYNAIFMKYQGLNEIYSYDEDFDAIEDINRKEP; encoded by the coding sequence ATGCGGAAGAAGTTTATTGATACAAATATATTCCTCAGATTTCTCATCAAAGATGACCCTTCGAAGTATAATAAGTGCAGAGAAATCTTTAAAGAAGCGCTTGAAGGCAAAATTGCCCTTGCAACATCCGGCATTGTAATTGCTGAATTAATATGGACGCTTCTGTCTTATTATAAGGTGTCAAAAGCCGATGTAATTGAAAAAATATCTATTATAATCAGCACTGAGAACCTCTATATCCCTGACAAAGATATTATTGCAGATGCCATTGTCCTTTTCAGCAGAAAAAACATTGATTACATTGATGCATATAATGCTATCTTCATGAAATATCAAGGTCTTAACGAAATTTATTCGTATGATGAAGACTTTGACGCAATTGAAGATATAAACAGGAAAGAACCGTGA
- the proB gene encoding glutamate 5-kinase, with protein MKRLVIKIGSNILASADEGLDMKRVDTIAKDVSQAIDRGCEVVIVSSGAVAAGLKKLGLKEKPKDIKLKQAAAAIGQSSLMWAYERSFAESGKKVAQVLLTRDDVTNRLRYINARNTLLALLGYGVIPVINENDTVAVDEIKFGDNDLLASLVAGLIEAEMLVILSDVEGLYMEDPKKNPDAQFIPYVDEINTKIEKMAGGEGSPIGTGGMYSKVLAARRATAYGIPVIIMSGRKGGLLSRLLDGEKLGTYFKPREERLSSRKGWIAYGLRSKGVLHLDDGAVKALITQGRSLLPSGITMVEGDFNIGDAVSCVNQEGRRIAKGLTNYSSEDLRRIKGKKTSEIEKTLGYKYSDEAIHRDNLVLL; from the coding sequence ATGAAACGATTGGTCATAAAAATAGGCAGCAATATCCTCGCATCGGCTGATGAAGGCCTTGACATGAAGAGGGTTGACACCATAGCAAAGGACGTCTCTCAGGCTATTGACAGGGGTTGCGAGGTAGTGATTGTCTCTTCAGGGGCAGTGGCAGCAGGGCTCAAGAAATTAGGCCTGAAAGAAAAACCGAAGGACATAAAACTCAAACAGGCAGCAGCGGCAATTGGCCAGTCAAGCCTTATGTGGGCTTATGAACGTAGCTTTGCAGAGTCGGGCAAGAAGGTGGCACAGGTGCTCCTCACAAGGGATGATGTGACAAACCGCCTGAGGTATATAAATGCCAGGAATACACTTCTCGCACTTTTAGGTTATGGGGTTATACCTGTAATCAATGAGAATGATACAGTCGCTGTTGATGAGATTAAGTTTGGAGACAATGACCTGCTTGCATCCCTTGTAGCAGGGCTTATCGAGGCTGAGATGCTTGTCATTCTTTCTGATGTTGAGGGTTTATATATGGAAGACCCGAAAAAAAACCCCGATGCACAGTTCATACCATATGTCGATGAGATAAACACAAAAATAGAGAAGATGGCTGGCGGTGAAGGCAGCCCCATCGGAACAGGAGGGATGTACTCAAAAGTCCTTGCTGCCAGGAGGGCTACGGCTTACGGAATCCCTGTCATAATCATGAGTGGTAGAAAAGGGGGGCTTCTCAGTCGTCTGCTCGATGGTGAAAAATTAGGGACATATTTCAAACCCAGGGAAGAAAGATTATCTTCGAGAAAGGGCTGGATAGCTTATGGCCTGAGGTCAAAGGGTGTTTTGCACCTCGATGATGGTGCAGTAAAGGCCCTGATAACCCAGGGCAGAAGCCTCCTCCCTTCAGGCATTACAATGGTTGAGGGCGATTTTAATATCGGCGATGCTGTAAGCTGTGTAAATCAGGAAGGTAGGAGGATTGCTAAAGGTCTGACCAATTATTCTTCAGAAGACCTCAGGCGTATTAAAGGCAAGAAGACCTCAGAGATAGAAAAGACACTCGGATATAAATATTCAGATGAGGCAATACACAGAGACAACCTCGTGCTGCTTTAA
- a CDS encoding DUF4416 family protein — protein sequence MQEPQLVKLFTCMLSPEVFLFEELKRELKSTFGPVDLESPVWLWQHTDYYSKEMGDGLRRKFIFFHDLIRPEALPEIKLKTIELEQRYLRKGGGRRINLDPGYLNFAKVILVSTKDFSHRLYLSHGIYGEVTLTFSGKTYQPMPYTYPDFRTPEYIDIFIRARDLYKAQMEKGIKK from the coding sequence ATGCAGGAACCACAGTTAGTTAAATTATTTACATGCATGCTTTCTCCTGAGGTATTCCTCTTTGAAGAGCTCAAGAGAGAGCTTAAATCAACATTCGGCCCCGTTGATTTAGAGAGTCCTGTCTGGCTCTGGCAACATACTGATTACTATTCAAAGGAGATGGGCGACGGGCTCAGGAGAAAATTTATTTTCTTCCATGACCTGATAAGACCAGAGGCCCTTCCTGAAATAAAGTTAAAAACCATTGAACTTGAACAGCGGTACCTCAGAAAAGGCGGGGGCAGGAGGATAAATCTTGACCCTGGCTATTTGAATTTTGCAAAGGTCATCCTGGTTTCTACTAAAGACTTCTCTCACAGGCTCTATCTCAGCCATGGCATATACGGCGAGGTGACACTTACATTTTCAGGAAAGACTTATCAGCCAATGCCCTACACCTATCCGGATTTCAGGACCCCTGAATACATTGACATATTCATAAGGGCAAGGGATTTATATAAGGCCCAGATGGAGAAGGGTATAAAGAAGTAA
- a CDS encoding epoxyqueuosine reductase has protein sequence CLGVCPANAIGETYNKWDKAACLEKLKDFAKTRNIGQYICGLCVKVCDAGTTVS, from the coding sequence TGTCTCGGCGTCTGCCCGGCAAATGCTATAGGCGAAACATATAATAAATGGGACAAGGCAGCCTGCCTTGAGAAATTAAAAGACTTTGCAAAGACTCGCAATATAGGGCAATATATATGCGGGCTCTGTGTAAAGGTGTGCGATGCAGGAACCACAGTTAGTTAA